GGCGAGGCCAAGGTGCTGGTCGACATGCGCACCGAAGAAGGCACGAGGGCCGCACTCGGCGGTCTGTATCCCGCGTCCAGCCTCTATGTGCGCAACGAATGGGCCGCATCGCACAAGGACCAGGCCACCAAGCTGGCTCACGCTTTCTCCAAGACCATGCAGTACATCGCCACGCACTCGGCCGAAGACATCGCCGAGAAGATGCCCAAGGACTTCTACGGCAGCGACAAGGCCTTGTATGTGGAAGCGCTGAAGGCCTCGCTGCCCATGTTCACCAAGGATGCGCGCATGCCAGCGGGCGGTCCTGAAACGGTTCTGGGTGTGCTCTCGGCCTACAAGCCACAAGTGAAGAGCGCCCACATCGACCTGGCCAGAACCTACACCAACGCGTACATCGACGCGAAGTGATTCGGGCCTCCATTCCTTTCATCTGATTCAGTCCCACCACCGGACGACCCTCCGCAGGAGATCACCATGAACGTTTCCACCAGCAGCGCGACCGAGCAGTCGCGTGTGGCGCAGCTCGCCCCGGCAACAGCCACCACAGGCGATGCCGCCATCGAATTCGACAACGTATCGCTGCGCTTCATCTCGGCCGACGGCACGGCCACTTTGGCTCTGCGCAACTTCTCGATGAAGGTCGGCAAGGGCGAATTCATCGCCATCGTCGGCCCCACCGGCAGCGGCAAATCGACCACGCTGAACCTTGTCACTGGGTTGCTCAAGCCAACCGTGGGCAATGTGAAAGTGATGGGCAAGCCGGTCGATGGCATCGATCCGCGCATCGGCTTCGTGTTCCAGGCCGACGCTGTTTTTCCATGGAAATCGGTGCGCGAAAACGTGGCCGTCGGTCCGATCTTTCGCGGCAAGCCACGGGCCGAAGCGCTGAAACTGGCCGACGAATGGATTCACCGTGTGGGGCTGGCCAACTTCGGCAACCACTATCCACACCAGCTCTCCGGCGGCATGCGCAAGCGCGTGGCATTGGCGCAGACCTTCATCAACCAGCCCGAAATCCTGCTGATGGACGAGCCTTTCTCTGCGCTCGACATGCAGACCCGCACGCTGATGCAGGATGAGCTGCTGCGTCTGTGGTCCAGCTCCGGCGGGTCGGTTGTGTTCGTCACCCACGATCTGGAAGAAGCCATTGCGCTGGCCGACCGCGTGTTCGTGCTCACCGCGCGCCCCGCCACGCTCAAGCGCGTGTACGACATCGACTTGCCACGTCCGCGTGTGATGAGCGAAGTGCGTTACGACGCGCAATTCATCGAGCTCTCAAAGCAAATTTGGGACGACCTGCGCGAAGAAGTAGTGATCCAGTAAGGAGACCATCATGTCTGAATTGACCATGCCTGCCGCAGCCGCCGGCCATATCGAACGCCCAGCGCAAGCTGCCGCGCCCAGCGCGGTGAGCGAAGAAGCGCTGGCCCGCGAGACTGAGCGCGCGCAAGCGCAGATCCGCAGCTACAAGTACAAGATCATCGCGCTGCGCGTGCTGGTGCTGATCTTCATTCTGGGCGGCTGGGAACTGGCCGCGCGCAACAGGTGGATCGACCCGTTCTTTTATTCCATGCCCAGCATGATCTGGGGCCAGATCGTCGAATGGATTCGCGATGGCACGTCGCAAGGCCCGCTGTGGCAGCAGGTGCTGGTGACGCTGGAAGAAACCGTCGTCGGTTTTCTGATCGGCTCCATTGCGGGCGTGATCTGCGGGATCATTCTGGGCCGCAACAAGCTGCTGTCCGACATCTTCAGCCTCTACATCCAGATCGCCAATTCGATTCCCCGCGTGGTGCTCGGTTCGGTGTTCGTGATTGCACTGGGCCTGGGCATGGCGTCCAAGGTGGCGCTGGCCGTGGTGATGGTGTTCTTCGTGGTGTTCGCCAACGCTTTTCAGGGCGTGCGTGAAGCCGACAAGTACATGATCGCCAACGCGCAGATTCTGGGC
This genomic stretch from Diaphorobacter sp. HDW4B harbors:
- a CDS encoding ABC transporter permease, with protein sequence MSELTMPAAAAGHIERPAQAAAPSAVSEEALARETERAQAQIRSYKYKIIALRVLVLIFILGGWELAARNRWIDPFFYSMPSMIWGQIVEWIRDGTSQGPLWQQVLVTLEETVVGFLIGSIAGVICGIILGRNKLLSDIFSLYIQIANSIPRVVLGSVFVIALGLGMASKVALAVVMVFFVVFANAFQGVREADKYMIANAQILGASPRQLTTAVVIPSAMSWILASLHVSFGFALVGAVVGEFLGAKEGIGLLISTAQGAFNASGVFAAMIVLAVVALAADFLLGLVEKRMLKWRPAAF
- a CDS encoding ABC transporter ATP-binding protein; protein product: MAQLAPATATTGDAAIEFDNVSLRFISADGTATLALRNFSMKVGKGEFIAIVGPTGSGKSTTLNLVTGLLKPTVGNVKVMGKPVDGIDPRIGFVFQADAVFPWKSVRENVAVGPIFRGKPRAEALKLADEWIHRVGLANFGNHYPHQLSGGMRKRVALAQTFINQPEILLMDEPFSALDMQTRTLMQDELLRLWSSSGGSVVFVTHDLEEAIALADRVFVLTARPATLKRVYDIDLPRPRVMSEVRYDAQFIELSKQIWDDLREEVVIQ